One genomic region from Prochlorococcus marinus CUG1433 encodes:
- the glyQ gene encoding glycine--tRNA ligase subunit alpha encodes MFFQDIIQNLNKFWSNEGCLIMQPYDTEKGAGTMNPHTFLRAIGPEPWSVAYSEPCRRPTDGRFGDNPNRAQHYFQYQVIIKPSPDKIQEKFLTSLESLGINPRNHDIRFVEDNWESPTLGAWGVGWEVWLDGMEVTQFTYFQQCGGLDCNPIPIEITYGLERIAMFLQDKESIWDLNWNKNLKYSDIWLQFEKSQCSYNFNASNPDNLRKLFEIYQSEASSLIENKLTYPALDFVLKCSHTFNLLDARGVISVTDRAQYIEKIRKLARKVASTWIEERECLDYPLIK; translated from the coding sequence ATGTTTTTTCAGGACATAATTCAAAACTTAAATAAATTTTGGTCTAATGAAGGATGTCTAATAATGCAGCCATATGACACTGAAAAAGGTGCTGGCACTATGAATCCTCACACATTCTTAAGGGCAATTGGACCAGAACCTTGGAGTGTTGCTTATTCGGAACCATGTCGAAGGCCAACAGATGGAAGGTTTGGCGATAATCCTAATAGAGCTCAACATTACTTTCAATATCAAGTAATAATCAAGCCTTCTCCAGATAAAATACAGGAAAAATTTTTAACATCTTTAGAATCTCTAGGAATAAATCCTAGAAACCATGACATAAGATTTGTTGAAGATAATTGGGAGTCTCCTACACTTGGAGCCTGGGGAGTAGGTTGGGAAGTATGGTTGGATGGCATGGAAGTAACTCAATTTACTTATTTTCAACAATGCGGGGGCTTGGATTGTAATCCAATCCCTATTGAAATTACTTATGGCTTGGAGAGGATTGCAATGTTTTTGCAAGATAAGGAGAGTATTTGGGATCTCAACTGGAACAAAAATTTGAAATATAGTGATATTTGGCTTCAATTTGAAAAAAGTCAATGTTCATATAACTTTAATGCATCTAATCCTGATAACCTCAGAAAACTTTTTGAAATTTATCAGTCTGAGGCAAGTTCTTTAATAGAGAATAAATTAACTTATCCTGCACTAGATTTCGTTCTGAAATGTAGTCATACTTTCAATTTGCTAGACGCGAGGGGTGTGATTTCAGTTACTGATCGTGCTCAATATATTGAAAAGATTCGAAAATTAGCAAGAAAAGTTGCATCAACTTGGATTGAAGAAAGAGAATGCCTCGACTACCCATTAATCAAATAA
- a CDS encoding iron uptake porin: protein MKLFQQMLVAGASLGFIAPIAVQASDIVNLEEMDSYALSQKRSSRLDSKSFINEVSEDIAKLKGRVDGLEARQNQFEAGGFSDTTTMDGKAVFTLMGTDHNLSAATKDDSVTAAYMLQMNLNTSFTGDDNLYIRLKSGNHAGNSVTKTYGTYLSSGNGNADVLKVDKIWYEFPVGDKNTFWIGPKIENYYMHGTTPSIYKPVTKQFTLGGNGEAYGASTNSGVGWAYKADNGFAVSSNVVSQQNGTTNGFITNESATSWANQVGYTTDQWSVSAIVNSKTNGWSDTYYHTANHAPTGNDSFTSIGLRSWWRPADTGTKTPSISLGFDSTSYDGAPAASDSSSAWFAGLTWEDMFQADDRIGIAFGQPTTNENESTVDPFAYELYYSFKTNESVTITPAIFGGSDRNGTSRDDVFGAVLETTLKF from the coding sequence ATGAAACTCTTCCAACAAATGTTGGTGGCAGGAGCATCTCTGGGCTTTATAGCTCCGATAGCTGTTCAGGCTTCCGATATTGTCAACTTAGAAGAAATGGATAGCTATGCGCTTAGCCAAAAAAGATCTTCAAGACTTGACAGTAAATCATTCATTAACGAAGTTAGCGAGGATATCGCCAAACTTAAGGGCCGTGTTGATGGCCTTGAGGCCAGACAAAATCAATTTGAAGCTGGTGGCTTCTCAGATACAACAACCATGGACGGTAAAGCTGTTTTCACTTTAATGGGTACAGACCACAACCTCAGTGCAGCAACAAAAGACGACTCAGTAACAGCTGCATATATGCTTCAAATGAACCTAAACACCAGTTTTACGGGTGATGATAATCTTTACATTAGATTAAAGTCTGGAAACCATGCTGGTAATAGTGTTACTAAAACATACGGAACATACCTGAGTTCAGGTAATGGTAATGCAGATGTACTAAAGGTTGACAAAATCTGGTATGAATTCCCAGTAGGGGACAAAAATACATTCTGGATTGGACCAAAAATTGAGAACTATTATATGCATGGAACTACCCCTTCAATTTATAAGCCCGTAACAAAACAATTTACTCTTGGTGGTAATGGTGAAGCATATGGAGCAAGTACTAACTCTGGTGTTGGTTGGGCATATAAAGCTGATAATGGCTTTGCGGTAAGCTCTAATGTAGTATCTCAACAAAATGGAACTACTAATGGATTCATTACAAATGAATCAGCAACATCTTGGGCTAATCAAGTAGGTTATACAACTGATCAATGGTCAGTATCAGCTATTGTTAATTCGAAAACTAATGGTTGGAGTGATACTTACTATCACACAGCGAATCATGCTCCTACCGGTAATGACAGTTTTACTTCGATTGGCCTGAGATCATGGTGGAGACCTGCTGATACAGGTACTAAAACTCCTTCAATCTCACTAGGATTTGATTCAACAAGCTATGATGGAGCTCCAGCGGCATCGGACAGCTCAAGTGCCTGGTTTGCAGGGCTAACTTGGGAGGACATGTTCCAAGCTGACGATAGAATCGGAATAGCTTTTGGACAACCAACAACAAATGAGAATGAAAGCACTGTAGATCCATTCGCTTACGAATTATATTATTCATTTAAAACCAATGAATCTGTTACTATCACACCAGCAATCTTTGGTGGATCTGATAGAAATGGAACATCTCGTGATGATGTATTCGGTGCAGTACTTGAAACTACACTCAAATTCTAA
- a CDS encoding DUF1824 family protein, translating to MEINNLVDLNSFRSAPELSNIQIKKLLEQLKANILDADWITIGIMAPSNMEAVEALKSISKKFSFVTISGLENLFANGNVFLKYNQKTGHVFVRSENGLGEGILLTCQYDHESKNSSTFGPFPLDFFTN from the coding sequence ATGGAAATAAATAATTTAGTTGATTTAAACAGTTTTAGATCTGCTCCTGAATTAAGCAATATTCAAATAAAAAAATTATTAGAACAACTAAAAGCAAATATTTTGGATGCTGATTGGATTACAATCGGGATAATGGCACCTTCTAATATGGAAGCTGTTGAAGCATTAAAATCAATTTCTAAAAAATTTTCCTTTGTTACTATTAGTGGTTTAGAAAACCTTTTCGCTAATGGAAATGTCTTTTTAAAATATAATCAAAAAACTGGTCATGTTTTCGTTAGATCTGAAAATGGTCTTGGAGAAGGCATTTTATTAACTTGTCAGTATGACCATGAATCTAAGAATTCAAGTACTTTTGGGCCATTCCCCTTAGATTTTTTTACTAACTAA